In a single window of the Subtercola sp. PAMC28395 genome:
- a CDS encoding MarR family winged helix-turn-helix transcriptional regulator gives MGETESTPGRRWLTADELQAWVKFIAVVELLPGVLDTQLQRDADLTHFEYFTLAMLSEAPDRTLRMTALASATNATLPRLSHVVSRLEKRGFVARTPCAEDRRATNAVLTEEGWQKVVATAPGHVATVLHNAIAPLGQEDVASLDRIMTLMLGRLDPEGRFLAELAGGA, from the coding sequence ATGGGTGAAACCGAATCGACTCCTGGACGGCGTTGGCTGACAGCCGACGAGCTGCAGGCCTGGGTGAAGTTCATCGCGGTCGTCGAACTGCTGCCCGGCGTGCTCGACACGCAATTGCAGCGCGATGCAGACCTGACACATTTCGAGTACTTCACTCTCGCGATGTTGTCAGAGGCACCCGATCGGACCCTGCGTATGACCGCGCTTGCTTCAGCGACCAACGCCACTCTGCCGAGACTCTCGCACGTCGTCTCGCGGCTCGAGAAGCGAGGGTTCGTTGCTCGCACTCCCTGCGCCGAAGACAGGCGCGCCACCAACGCGGTGCTGACCGAGGAGGGGTGGCAGAAGGTCGTCGCCACTGCTCCGGGTCACGTCGCCACGGTGCTTCACAATGCGATCGCTCCCCTGGGCCAGGAGGACGTGGCCAGTCTTGATCGCATCATGACGCTGATGCTCGGCCGCCTCGATCCCGAGGGGCGCTTTTTGGCGGAACTCGCCGGTGGTGCCTGA
- a CDS encoding nucleoside deaminase → MTASLPPRVPSALSQVDLDRLRDAIEVSKRSVRSGNHPFGAVLVDASGAVVLEAENTVVTGNDCTGHAETNLVRAAWKAFGPDALGSYSLYTSCEPCAMCSGAIYWSGINRMVYAMSEAELGELTGDHAENPTMSLTSEIVLNSGQRRITVLGPALSDEARVAHDGFWA, encoded by the coding sequence ATGACCGCTTCTCTACCGCCTCGTGTACCGTCAGCACTCAGCCAGGTCGATCTCGACCGCCTGCGTGATGCGATCGAGGTGTCGAAGCGCTCGGTTCGAAGTGGCAACCATCCGTTCGGGGCCGTTCTGGTCGATGCATCCGGTGCCGTCGTACTCGAAGCAGAGAACACGGTCGTGACCGGCAACGACTGCACGGGCCACGCCGAGACCAATCTGGTTCGCGCTGCCTGGAAGGCGTTCGGCCCCGACGCTCTCGGTTCGTACTCGCTGTACACGAGCTGCGAGCCGTGCGCAATGTGCTCCGGCGCCATCTACTGGTCGGGAATCAACCGCATGGTCTACGCCATGTCAGAAGCCGAACTGGGCGAACTCACCGGCGACCACGCCGAGAACCCCACGATGTCACTGACCAGCGAGATCGTGTTGAACAGTGGCCAGCGGCGCATCACTGTGCTCGGCCCGGCTCTCAGCGACGAAGCGCGCGTGGCCCATGACGGCTTCTGGGCCTGA
- a CDS encoding PLDc N-terminal domain-containing protein yields MEPISFLLSILYLIIFVATIVSIVRNPNHGALGKFVWILVAFFLSVVGTILWLIFGRGRVGR; encoded by the coding sequence ATGGAACCGATCAGCTTTCTTCTCAGCATTCTGTATCTGATCATCTTCGTCGCGACGATCGTGTCGATCGTCCGAAACCCGAACCATGGTGCTCTGGGCAAGTTCGTCTGGATCCTGGTGGCCTTCTTCCTGAGCGTGGTCGGCACGATTCTCTGGCTGATTTTCGGCCGAGGCCGCGTCGGCCGCTAG